One part of the Aliivibrio fischeri ATCC 7744 = JCM 18803 = DSM 507 genome encodes these proteins:
- a CDS encoding DUF2760 domain-containing protein: protein MNFDLNAIPSTFDLGHIVLFGTSALFALLYITKKGKAVEIEKTVEVEKIVEVEKPVEKIVEIEKVVEVEKIIEKIIEVEPKVKASTPESALQLLALLQKEARFIDFMQEDLKGFADAEVGAAARVIHEGGQKVLSDYFTLTPVRTEEEESRLSIPAGFNPSEIRLTGNVVGEAPFNGTLIHRGWKVAEVKLPKLAEGYDATIVAPAEVEL from the coding sequence ATGAATTTTGACTTGAATGCTATTCCTTCTACCTTTGATTTAGGACACATTGTCCTGTTCGGTACATCTGCTCTATTTGCATTATTGTACATAACGAAGAAAGGTAAAGCGGTAGAGATCGAAAAAACAGTTGAAGTCGAAAAAATCGTCGAAGTTGAGAAACCTGTAGAAAAAATCGTCGAAATCGAAAAAGTCGTTGAAGTTGAAAAGATCATTGAGAAAATCATCGAAGTTGAGCCAAAAGTAAAAGCATCAACGCCTGAATCTGCTTTACAACTATTGGCTTTATTACAAAAAGAAGCACGTTTTATCGACTTTATGCAAGAAGACCTAAAAGGCTTCGCAGATGCAGAAGTTGGTGCTGCAGCTCGTGTTATTCATGAAGGCGGCCAAAAAGTATTATCTGACTACTTTACTCTTACTCCAGTTCGTACTGAGGAAGAAGAGTCTCGTTTATCTATTCCTGCTGGTTTTAACCCATCGGAAATTCGTCTAACGGGTAATGTAGTTGGTGAAGCTCCATTTAATGGCACATTAATTCACCGTGGTTGGAAAGTTGCGGAAGTGAAGCTACCAAAGCTGGCTGAAGGTTATGACGCAACAATCGTTGCTCCAGCAGAGGTTGAACTGTAA